The following DNA comes from ANME-2 cluster archaeon.
CCTGTCCCTTTAATGATAGAGGATTATCACACACAACTTCAGCTTCAGTATATCCCAATGCCTGGAATCTCCCTACCATGCTCGACCTGGTATCCAGTACACCAGCCATTTCATATGTTTTTCCTTTGACTTCAAGACTTTTTCCCAGATACATCAACCCGCCGCATTCCGCATATACTGGCATCCCATCCACGGCAGCCTTCCTGATATCAGTTAGCGCCCTGCCGGATGAGAGTTTGTCAAGAAACAACTCAGGATACCCGCCGCCGAGTATCAATCCATCAATATCAGGCATATCATCTGATAAGGGACTAAAAAATACAAGCTTAGCACCAAGCATTTGTAATTCATCCAGCATTTCCTTATAATAAAAACAAAAAGCACCATCCATTGCTACGCCTATTAGAACATTGAATCGTTTTTCTTTATCGATTTCTTTATCGATTTCTTTATCTATATCTTTATTTTTACCTTCATTTATTTTTTTTATATTTATCGGGATATCAGGTATTGATGATATCCCAAGCAAAGCATTCATATCAACATTTGCATCAATAAAATCTGCAA
Coding sequences within:
- the cobB gene encoding hydrogenobyrinic acid a,c-diamide synthase (glutamine-hydrolyzing); protein product: DVNIAGLVLNQVGSPRHRKLVEDALKAEGIDIPVIGSLPSNRELSLPSRHLGLYMAHEQTQDYNKLADFIDANVDMNALLGISSIPDIPINIKKINEGKNKDIDKEIDKEIDKEKRFNVLIGVAMDGAFCFYYKEMLDELQMLGAKLVFFSPLSDDMPDIDGLILGGGYPELFLDKLSSGRALTDIRKAAVDGMPVYAECGGLMYLGKSLEVKGKTYEMAGVLDTRSSMVGRFQALGYTEAEVVCDNPLSLKGQVIRGHEFHYSVTECDRDARFAYSMHRGKGIEDAKDGLMEYNTLAGYMHTHPASASMERFVGMCRKYSRR